The Henckelia pumila isolate YLH828 unplaced genomic scaffold, ASM3356847v2 CTG_461:::fragment_3, whole genome shotgun sequence genome window below encodes:
- the LOC140872244 gene encoding uncharacterized protein isoform X1, whose protein sequence is MASSAEESQNHRHQSNPYATTAAPPPTPSVNTNPASSISTSDALSALLHRLPPTLSLSLPPGRRSSTNAPLLSLSDPIPALHPNLLSASTKLGFFHLKHRTICPAAESLFELPHQKKQLLFPNNWPLGYDEDDDDDHDESFCLDFTKKVDDLNLDLDLDLDLDSLREFTREMETLGLRLIQELASVIGFENPIAEELCSLLWISDNGSSKPGRVYPYVVGLHYVPRCQKWSLCSDSGWVNVSGQEDSLLITLGDIAQVWSNGRSKKVRGRPIPCSGDDLGRVTMSLLVTLPMESMVSPRPAPKVAIEGGHDGNDEENDRDIEDKDAETEPQVFHSFPFEDYAWKVYHERILFKDPLLRYRI, encoded by the exons ATGGCATCCTCCGCCGAGGAATCCCAAAACCACCGCCATCAATCCAATCCATACGCTACCACGGCGGCGCCACCGCCAACCCCATCCGTCAACACCAACCCCGCCTCATCCATCTCCACCTCCGACGCTCTTTCCGCTCTCCTCCACCGCCTCCCGCCGACCCTCTCCCTCTCCCTACCTCCCGGCCGCCGCTCCTCCACCAACGCCCCTCTACTATCTCTCTCCGATCCTATCCCTGCTCTCCACCCAAACCTCCTGTCGGCCTCCACAAAACTCGGCTTCTTCCACCTCAAACACCGAACCATCTGTCCCGCCGCCGAGTCCCTTTTCGAACTCCCGCACCAGAAAAAGCAACTCCTATTCCCGAACAACTGGCCTCTCGGGTACgacgaagatgatgatgatgatcatGACGAATCTTTTTGCCTCGACTTCACAAAGAAAGTAGATGATTTgaatttggatttggatttggatttggatttggattctTTGCGTGAATTTACACGAGAAATGGAGACGCTGGGCTTGAGGTTGATTCAAGAACTGGCTTCTGTAATCGGGTTTGAGAATCCGATCGCAGAGGAGCTGTGCTCTCTGTTGTGGATATCTGATAATGGGTCGAGCAAACCGGGTCGGGTTTACCCGTATGTAGTCGGGTTGCATTATGTACCCAGGTGTCAGAAGTGGTCTTTGTGCTCGGATTCGGGTTGGGTCAATGTGTCGGGTCAGGAGGATTCTCTGCTGATCACACTTGGAGACATTGCTCAG GTCTGGAGCAATGGGAGATCGAAGAAAGTTAGAGGAAGACCGATACCATGTTCGGGCGACGATTTAGGTCGCGTAACAATGTCTCTACTGGTTACCCTCCCGATGGAAAGCATGGTGTCCCCTCGACCAGCTCCAAAAGTAGCCATTGAAGGTGGACACGATGGCAATGATGAAGAAAACGACCGCGACATCGAAGACAAAGACGCCGAGACTGAACCACAAGTGTTCCATTCGTTTCCTTTTGAAGATTACGCTTGGAAAGTATATCACGAACGTATTCTGTTCAAAGACCCACTCCTCAGATATAGAATTTAA
- the LOC140871435 gene encoding zinc finger CCCH domain-containing protein 29-like isoform X1 has translation MCSGSKDNLSPFDLKMESKSQENNRGVGFKNCSKLLELAATDDLAGFIHEVEEMGCDIDEASFWYGRSFGSKKMGFEERTPVMIASLYGSIEVLRYIIGTGKVDVNRACGHDGATPLHCASAGGSWTSVEVVGILIDASGDVNAVDVEGKKPSDLIAHCVKSSRNSKRKMLEMMLKGFRVEASDDEWQEGSKMPLVGKESVERKEYPIDVPLPDINNGIYGSDEFRMYSFKVKPCSRAYSHDWTECPFVHPGENARRRDLRKFNYTCVPCPEFKKGSCVKGDTCEYAHGVFESWLHPAQYKTRLCKEEMACVRKVCFFAHKPEELRPVYHSTGSAMPSPKSGSVNPMDVTNLSSLSPSVTCSSPMGGSAWQNKMNLLTPPALQLPGSRLKTTFSARDVDLEMEFLGLEQIRTQKQQQQRQQLVEEMASLSSPYPRIGDLKPTNLEDIFGSHDSKLLSQLQALSPNINNTSSSSQLLHSPTSHQIRQNTSQLRASYPSNFSSSPARKPSSYGFDSSAAVAAAMMNSRSAAFAKRSQSFIDRTGVSYQPSLSGSANFAGQTQSKGLDWSSPDGKLDWGFNVDEANKLRKSASFGFRSNNGNASAALTPSYVDEPDVSWVGSLVKDVPSGTVGLHSSAQLNGGFHDATPYWADHMYIEQEQVVA, from the coding sequence ATGTGCAGTGGTTCGAAGGACAATCTTTCCCCTTTTGATCTGAAAATGGAGTCCAAGTCCCAGGAGAATAACAGAGGGGTTGGTTTCAAAAATTGCTCAAAGTTGCTCGAACTAGCTGCTACAGATGATTTGGCTGGTTTTATTCATGAGGTAGAAGAGATGGGCTGTGATATTGATGAGGCTAGCTTTTGGTATGGTAGAAGCTTTGGTTCAAAGAAGATGGGTTTCGAGGAGAGAACTCCGGTTATGATTGCTTCTTTATATGGAAGCATAGAGGTTTTGAGGTATATTATTGGGACTGGAAAAGTTGATGTCAATAGAGCATGTGGGCATGATGGCGCTACGCCCCTTCATTGTGCTTCTGCTGGGGGTTCATGGACCTCGGTTGAGGTTGTCGGGATTTTGATAGATGCCTCAGGCGATGTTAATGCTGTGGATGTTGAAGGGAAGAAGCCAAGTGATTTGATTGCTCATTGTGTTAAGTCTTCAAGAAATTCGAAGAGGAAGATGTTGGAGATGATGTTGAAAGGATTTAGAGTTGAGGCAAGCGACGATGAGTGGCAAGAAGGGAGCAAGATGCCTCTAGTGGGGAAAGAAAGTGTGGAAAGGAAGGAGTATCCAATCGACGTGCCTTTACCAGATATAAACAATGGGATTTATGGGAGTGATGAGTTTAGGATGTATAGTTTCAAGGTGAAACCATGCTCAAGGGCGTATTCTCATGACTGGACGGAGTGCCCTTTTGTACACCCGGGTGAGAATGCCAGGCGGCGTGATCTGAGGAAGTTTAACTACACTTGTGTCCCATGCCCCGAGTTCAAGAAAGGAAGCTGTGTGAAGGGCGACACATGTGAATATGCCCATGGAGTTTTTGAATCTTGGCTACATCCTGCTCAATATAAGACTCGCCTTTGCAAGGAAGAGATGGCTTGCGTGAGGAAAGTGTGCTTCTTTGCACACAAACCTGAAGAGTTGCGCCCCGTGTATCATTCTACTGGTTCAGCAATGCCTTCTCCCAAGTCTGGTTCTGTTAATCCGATGGATGTGACAAACTTGAGCTCGTTGTCGCCTTCTGTGACTTGTTCATCTCCAATGGGTGGAAGCGCGTGGCAGAACAAGATGAATCTTTTGACACCTCCTGCTCTGCAGCTTCCTGGAAGCCGGCTCAAGACCACGTTCAGTGCACGAGATGTTGACTTGGAAATGGAATTTCTAGGATTGGAGCAAATCCGAACTCAgaagcagcagcagcagcgGCAGCAGTTAGTCGAGGAGATGGCTAGCTTGTCATCTCCGTATCCAAGAATTGGTGATCTAAAGCCTACCAACCTCGAAGACATTTTTGGATCACACGACTCTAAGTTATTATCTCAGCTGCAGGCTCTCTCGCCTAATATTAACAACACCAGCAGCAGCTCCCAACTGCTGCACTCGCCTACGAGTCACCAAATTCGCCAAAACACGAGCCAACTCCGAGCCAGCTACCCTTCGAACTTCTCATCGTCACCAGCAAGAAAGCCCTCTTCTTATGGGTTCGACTCTTCTGCTGCAGTTGCTGCAGCAATGATGAATTCACGATCAGCTGCCTTCGCGAAACGTAGTCAAAGCTTTATTGACCGCACTGGAGTCAGCTATCAACCCAGCCTTTCGGGTTCTGCCAATTTCGCAGGCCAAACACAATCAAAAGGTCTTGATTGGAGCTCGCCAGATGGGAAGCTTGACTGGGGATTCAACGTCGACGAGGCGAACAAACTTAGAAAGTCTGCCTCTTTTGGTTTCCGCAGCAACAATGGCAATGCATCGGCGGCTCTGACTCCATCTTATGTAGATGAACCAGATGTTTCTTGGGTCGGTTCATTGGTGAAAGACGTACCTTCCGGTACTGTTGGGCTACACAGTTCAGCTCAGCTCAACGGCGGATTCCACGACGCCACACCGTACTGGGCCGATCATATGTACATAGAGCAGGAGCAGGTGGTGGCTTGA
- the LOC140871435 gene encoding zinc finger CCCH domain-containing protein 29-like isoform X2: MESKSQENNRGVGFKNCSKLLELAATDDLAGFIHEVEEMGCDIDEASFWYGRSFGSKKMGFEERTPVMIASLYGSIEVLRYIIGTGKVDVNRACGHDGATPLHCASAGGSWTSVEVVGILIDASGDVNAVDVEGKKPSDLIAHCVKSSRNSKRKMLEMMLKGFRVEASDDEWQEGSKMPLVGKESVERKEYPIDVPLPDINNGIYGSDEFRMYSFKVKPCSRAYSHDWTECPFVHPGENARRRDLRKFNYTCVPCPEFKKGSCVKGDTCEYAHGVFESWLHPAQYKTRLCKEEMACVRKVCFFAHKPEELRPVYHSTGSAMPSPKSGSVNPMDVTNLSSLSPSVTCSSPMGGSAWQNKMNLLTPPALQLPGSRLKTTFSARDVDLEMEFLGLEQIRTQKQQQQRQQLVEEMASLSSPYPRIGDLKPTNLEDIFGSHDSKLLSQLQALSPNINNTSSSSQLLHSPTSHQIRQNTSQLRASYPSNFSSSPARKPSSYGFDSSAAVAAAMMNSRSAAFAKRSQSFIDRTGVSYQPSLSGSANFAGQTQSKGLDWSSPDGKLDWGFNVDEANKLRKSASFGFRSNNGNASAALTPSYVDEPDVSWVGSLVKDVPSGTVGLHSSAQLNGGFHDATPYWADHMYIEQEQVVA; the protein is encoded by the coding sequence ATGGAGTCCAAGTCCCAGGAGAATAACAGAGGGGTTGGTTTCAAAAATTGCTCAAAGTTGCTCGAACTAGCTGCTACAGATGATTTGGCTGGTTTTATTCATGAGGTAGAAGAGATGGGCTGTGATATTGATGAGGCTAGCTTTTGGTATGGTAGAAGCTTTGGTTCAAAGAAGATGGGTTTCGAGGAGAGAACTCCGGTTATGATTGCTTCTTTATATGGAAGCATAGAGGTTTTGAGGTATATTATTGGGACTGGAAAAGTTGATGTCAATAGAGCATGTGGGCATGATGGCGCTACGCCCCTTCATTGTGCTTCTGCTGGGGGTTCATGGACCTCGGTTGAGGTTGTCGGGATTTTGATAGATGCCTCAGGCGATGTTAATGCTGTGGATGTTGAAGGGAAGAAGCCAAGTGATTTGATTGCTCATTGTGTTAAGTCTTCAAGAAATTCGAAGAGGAAGATGTTGGAGATGATGTTGAAAGGATTTAGAGTTGAGGCAAGCGACGATGAGTGGCAAGAAGGGAGCAAGATGCCTCTAGTGGGGAAAGAAAGTGTGGAAAGGAAGGAGTATCCAATCGACGTGCCTTTACCAGATATAAACAATGGGATTTATGGGAGTGATGAGTTTAGGATGTATAGTTTCAAGGTGAAACCATGCTCAAGGGCGTATTCTCATGACTGGACGGAGTGCCCTTTTGTACACCCGGGTGAGAATGCCAGGCGGCGTGATCTGAGGAAGTTTAACTACACTTGTGTCCCATGCCCCGAGTTCAAGAAAGGAAGCTGTGTGAAGGGCGACACATGTGAATATGCCCATGGAGTTTTTGAATCTTGGCTACATCCTGCTCAATATAAGACTCGCCTTTGCAAGGAAGAGATGGCTTGCGTGAGGAAAGTGTGCTTCTTTGCACACAAACCTGAAGAGTTGCGCCCCGTGTATCATTCTACTGGTTCAGCAATGCCTTCTCCCAAGTCTGGTTCTGTTAATCCGATGGATGTGACAAACTTGAGCTCGTTGTCGCCTTCTGTGACTTGTTCATCTCCAATGGGTGGAAGCGCGTGGCAGAACAAGATGAATCTTTTGACACCTCCTGCTCTGCAGCTTCCTGGAAGCCGGCTCAAGACCACGTTCAGTGCACGAGATGTTGACTTGGAAATGGAATTTCTAGGATTGGAGCAAATCCGAACTCAgaagcagcagcagcagcgGCAGCAGTTAGTCGAGGAGATGGCTAGCTTGTCATCTCCGTATCCAAGAATTGGTGATCTAAAGCCTACCAACCTCGAAGACATTTTTGGATCACACGACTCTAAGTTATTATCTCAGCTGCAGGCTCTCTCGCCTAATATTAACAACACCAGCAGCAGCTCCCAACTGCTGCACTCGCCTACGAGTCACCAAATTCGCCAAAACACGAGCCAACTCCGAGCCAGCTACCCTTCGAACTTCTCATCGTCACCAGCAAGAAAGCCCTCTTCTTATGGGTTCGACTCTTCTGCTGCAGTTGCTGCAGCAATGATGAATTCACGATCAGCTGCCTTCGCGAAACGTAGTCAAAGCTTTATTGACCGCACTGGAGTCAGCTATCAACCCAGCCTTTCGGGTTCTGCCAATTTCGCAGGCCAAACACAATCAAAAGGTCTTGATTGGAGCTCGCCAGATGGGAAGCTTGACTGGGGATTCAACGTCGACGAGGCGAACAAACTTAGAAAGTCTGCCTCTTTTGGTTTCCGCAGCAACAATGGCAATGCATCGGCGGCTCTGACTCCATCTTATGTAGATGAACCAGATGTTTCTTGGGTCGGTTCATTGGTGAAAGACGTACCTTCCGGTACTGTTGGGCTACACAGTTCAGCTCAGCTCAACGGCGGATTCCACGACGCCACACCGTACTGGGCCGATCATATGTACATAGAGCAGGAGCAGGTGGTGGCTTGA